The Sporosarcina ureae genome includes a region encoding these proteins:
- a CDS encoding YlxQ family RNA-binding protein — MTKDPSNIYQLLGMAARARKIATGEDLVVQAVRSGEAHLVILSGDASKNTMKKLTNKCNTYNVEKHVFGSREELGHAIGKEARVVLALTDKGFAKKLSELLNEFNRGWANDENEST, encoded by the coding sequence ATGACAAAAGATCCGTCAAATATTTATCAACTGCTTGGTATGGCAGCTCGTGCACGCAAAATTGCCACGGGTGAAGATTTAGTCGTACAGGCAGTTCGGTCCGGTGAAGCGCATCTGGTCATATTGTCAGGTGATGCATCTAAGAACACAATGAAGAAATTAACAAATAAATGTAATACGTATAACGTTGAGAAGCATGTATTTGGTAGCCGTGAAGAACTCGGGCATGCAATTGGAAAAGAAGCTCGAGTTGTCTTGGCACTAACAGATAAAGGGTTCGCAAAAAAGTTATCCGAGCTTCTCAATGAATTTAATCGGGGGTGGGCTAATGACGAAAATGAAAGTACATGA
- the rnpM gene encoding RNase P modulator RnpM gives MSNNRKIPLRKCAATGDMLPKKEMIRIVRTKEGEVFVDLTGKKSGRGTYVSKTEDAVEKARKQHSIEHQLGVKVPEQIYEDLLHAIRREAIK, from the coding sequence ATGTCGAACAATCGGAAAATCCCTTTGCGTAAATGTGCAGCGACTGGTGACATGTTACCTAAAAAAGAAATGATTCGAATTGTCCGTACGAAAGAAGGCGAAGTATTCGTAGATTTGACAGGCAAGAAGTCAGGCCGCGGTACATATGTATCTAAAACGGAGGATGCCGTAGAAAAAGCACGTAAGCAACACTCGATTGAGCATCAATTGGGTGTCAAAGTACCGGAGCAAATCTACGAAGACCTTTTGCATGCAATTCGTCGAGAGGCAATTAAATGA